In the genome of Dermatobacter hominis, the window GGGGGGCAGGTCGACGCCGCGCTCCTTGGACAGCGACCGGACCGCGACGCGGGACACCTGGAGTCGCAGGCCGGTGCGGGCGGCGATCTCGTCGCCACGGTCCCGGACCAGCTCGACGAGCGCCGCGCCGACGTTGCCGCAGCCCAGCAGGCCGATGTTGACGGTGCGCTCAGCGCTCGACGGGTTGCTCACCGCCCCCACGCTACCGGCCCCCACCACCACCGCCCCCAACGGGTTGGCGCCCGGGGCAGACGGGAGCGAGGCGCCGAGATCGACCGTCGAGATCTAGCCGACGTCGGTGGCGAGCAGGTCCTCGATCGTCTCCCGCCGCACCACCAGCCGGGCCTCGCCGTCGGCGACGAACACCACCGCCGGCCGGAGGACCTTGTTGTAGTTGGAGCCCATCGAGTGGCCGTACGCACCGGTGACCGGCGTCGCCACGACGTCGCCGACGGCGAGGTCCGCGGGCACCCGGCCCTCGCGCACCAGCAGGTCGCCCGACTCGCAGTGCTTGCCCACGAGCCGGATCGGCATCTCGCGCCGCGACGACGCAGCCCGGGGCAGGAACGTCTCGTAGCCGCTCCCGTAGAGGACCGGTCGCGGGTTGTCGCTCATGCCCCCGTCGACCGACACGTACGTGCGCACGCCGGGGATGAACTTCACTGTGCCGACCGTGTAGAGCGTGACCGCGGCGGCCCCGACGACGGCCCGACCCGGCTCCGCCGCGATCTCGGCCGTGATCCCCGCGGTCCGGCAGGCGTCGACCACGGCGGTCGACCACTCGGTGATCGTCGGCGCGGACTCCCCCGCCACGTACGGCACGCCGAGGCCGCCGCCCACCACGAACTCGGGCAGGTCGGCGTCGACGACGAACGGCGCCACGGCGCGCAGGCCCTCGAGGAAGTTGTCGACGCTGAAGACCTGCGAGCCGATGTGCAGGTGCAGGCCGACGAGCTCCACCGCGGCGGACGAGCGCGCCCGGGCGACCGCCTCGTCGGCCTGCCCTGTCGGCAGCGGGAACCCGAACTTCGAGTCGAGGTTGCCCGTCTGCACGTGCTCGTGGGTGTGGACCTCGATGCCGGGGTTCACCCGCAGGAGCACCTTCGGCACCGGCAGGCCCTCGGCCACGAGCGCCTCGATGCGGTCGAGCTCGTCGTCGCTGTCGATCACGAGGCGACCCACGCCGGTGGTCAGCGCCAGGCGGATCTCGTCGAGCGACTTGTTGTTGCCGTGCAGGACGGTCCGCGACGCCGGCACGCCGGCGGCCAGCACGACCTGCAGCTCGCCGCCGGTGGCCACGTCGATCCGCATGCCCTCGGCGTCGGCGAGGCGGGCCATCGCCCGGCACAGGAACGCCTTCGACGCGTAGGTCGCGCCGTCGCCGAGCACCGACACGGCCTCTCGGCAGCGCGCCCGGATGTGCGCCTCGTCGTAGACGAACAGCGGGGTGCCGAACCGCTCGGCCAGCTCCAGCAGGTCGCAGCCGCCGATCGACAGCCGGCCGTCCTCGGCGACGGACGCGGTGTCGGGCAGCAGCTCGGGCGGCAGCGGTGCATCCACGGGCGGGTCGTCCACCTCGCCGCTCACATGCGGTCCGGGGCCGACACGCCGAGCAGACCCAGGCCGACGCGCAGCCCGACCCCGGCCGCCTCGGCGAGCCACCACCGCGCCTGGCGCACGTCGTCGGGCGTGTCGGGGTGGAGGATCGGGCAGTCGTGGTAGAAGCCGTGCACGGCCGACGCGAGCTCCCGAACCCACGTCGTGACCTTGTGGGGCGCCCGCTCCCGCGCCGCGAGCAGCACGACCTCGGGGAGCACCTCGAGCTGCCGCAGCACCTCGAGCTCCCGCTCCTGGGTGAGCAGGGACAGGTCGACCTCCGCGAGCGGCCGTCGCTCGATGCCGCGCTCCTCGGCCACCCGCGCGATCGACGCGATCCGGGCGTTGGCCATCTGGACGTAGAACACCGGGTTCTCGTTGGACTGCTGGACGATGAGGCCGAGGTCGACCGTCTGGGGCGAGTCGACCGACTGCAGCAGGTAGGTCAGCCGCACGGCGTCGGCGCCGACCTCGTCGACCAGCTCCTCGAGCGTGATGAGGTCGCCGGCCCGCTTCGAGATCTTGACCTCCTCGCCGTCGCGCTCCAGGCGCACCAGCTGGGTGATCACGACCTCGAGGTCGTCGGGGTCGTGGCCGAGCGCCTGGATGGCCGCCTTCATCCGCGGCACGTAGCCGTGGTGGTCGGCGCCCCAGACGTTGATCACGAGGTCGAAGTCCCGGGCGAACTTGTCCCGGTGGTAGGCGATGTCGGGCAGCAGGTACGTGACCTCGCCGTCGCTCTTGACCAGCACCCGGTCCTTGTCGTCGCCGAACACGGTCGACCGGAGCCAGACCGCCCCGTCGCGCTCCTCGACCATGTCGCGCTCGCGCAGGTCGGCCAGCGTCTCGTCGATCGCGCCGGCGTCCACGAGGCTCCGCTCGGAGAACCACGTGTCGAACTCCACGCCGAGCAGCGCGAGCACCCGCTGCTGGTCCGCGATCGCGTGGGCCTCGCCCCACTCGAGGGGGTCGGCGCCGGCGGGCATCTCGGCGGCCCAGTCGGCGATGTACTGCCCCATGTAGCCGCCCTCGGGCGGCTGCTCCCCCGTCGACCGGGCGGCGAGGGACTCGGCGAAGGCCTGCATCTGCACGCCGCGGTCGTTGACGTAGAACTCGTCGGACACCTCGTGGCCGACGAAGCGCAGGAGCCGGGCGAGGCTGTCGCCGTACACGGCGCCCCGGGCGTGACCGGCGTGGACCGGGCCGGTCGGGTTCGCCGACACGTACTCGACCATGACCTTGGTGTGGTCGCCGGCATCGGCCCGGCCGTAGTCGGCGCCGGCGTCGAGCACCGTCCCCACCAGCTCGTGGAGCCAGCCCGGGTCGAGCCGGAAGTTCACGAAGCCCGGACCTGCGACCTCGACGCCGACGACGTGCCGGGGCGGATCCGCCATGATCACGTCGGCCAGCTCCTGTGCCAGCTCCCGAGGGTTGCGACCCGCCCGCTTGGCGCTGGCCATGGCGACGTTCGACGAGAACTCGCCGTGCTCCCGGCGCGCGGGCCGCTCCAGGTGGACGTCGGCCGGGGGCTCGACGCCGAGCGACGCCAGCGCGTCTCGGAGGGCGGCGGTCAGGACGTCACGCATCTGGGGAACGCTCCACGGGGGCGAGCCGATCGGGGGTCGAGGTCGGAGGAGCGGATCGTACTGCCGAGCCGCCGGGCCCCACGAAGCGGTTCGGGAGGCGTCAGCACCGTGCGCTAGGGTCGCAACCCGCTGCCCTCGCGTTCGAGGGCCCCCGCCCTCGTAGCTCAGGGGATAGAGCATCGGCCTCCGGAGCCGTGTGCGCAGGTTCGAATCCTGCCGAGGGCACTCACCCCCGCCGGCGGCGCCGGCGGGCCACCAGCGTGGTCACCAGCCATCCCGTGAACGCCAGGGCGACGATCGGGAAGCTCGGCGGCAGGTCGAACATGGCCGACAGCACGAGCCCGGCCCACACGCTCACGAGCGCCCCGCCGGCGCTCAGCGCCACCGCCGCCAGGGGTCGGGCCGTGATCGCCAGCGCTGTCGCCGCCGGCGTGATCACCAGCGCGAAGAGCAGCAGCGTGCCGACGACCTGCACGGCCATCGTCGTGACCACGGCCAGCAGCACCATGAACACGAGGCCGAGCACGCCCGTCGCCACGCCCTTGGCGGTCGCGACCTCTGGGTCGATCGACGAGAACAGCAGCGGCCGGGCGATCACGACCAGGACCACCAGCACCCCCGCGGTCATGAGCCCGAACGTGCGGAGCTGGTCGGGGGTGATCGCCAGCAGGTTGCCGAACAGGACGCTCGTCACGTTGCCCGCGCTCTCGCTCGCCAGCGACGCGAACAGCACGCCGAGCGCGGTCGACGCGGCGAGGATCGTGCCGGTCGCCGTCTCCCGGTCGACCGCCCGACGGCCGAGCAGGCCGATGGCGATGCCCCCGCCGGTGCAGAAGATCGCCAGCCCGGCGGTGACGGGGATGCCGACCAGGACCGCGGCGGTCGCCCCCGGGAACCCGATGTGCGCGAGCGCGTGGGCGGCGAACGCGTCGCGCCGGACCACGACGAAGTACCCGATCGGTCCGGCGGCGAGGGCCACCAGCGTCCCCGCGATCAGGGCGTGGCGCATGAACGAGGCGGACATCACGGTGGTCCACTCGGGCTGGTAGCCCACGTCTGCGAGCAGCGTCAGCACGGCGCGTCACCCGCTCCGCGTGAAGAGGTCGCCCTGCGCGGTCCGCACGACCCGCACCGACGTGCCGTAGAGGTGGCTGAGCAGCTCCTCGTCGACCACGTCGCCGATGTCCGCGTAGTGCGGGTGGCCGTCGAGCAGGTACACGGCACCGGTCAGCACCGACAGCAGCGGGTTGATGTCGTGGGTGACCACGAGCGTCGTGACGGGTCGGCCCTCGGCCGCCCGCCGGGTGGTGACGCGGCCGATGAACTGGACCGCCTCGTGCTGGTTGCGCACGTCGAGGTTGGCCAGCGGCTCGTCGAGCAGGAGCAGCTCGGGTCGGTCCACCAGCGCCTGGGCGAGCGCGACCCGCTGCCGTTGGCCGCCCGACACCTGCGACATCCGTCGCCCGGCGAACGCCTCGGCCTCGACGTCGTGCAGCGCCTCCTGCACCCGCGCCTCGCGCTCGCGCCGTCGGGCGCCGAGGCCGCCCGGCCCATAGCGATGGCCGCTCAGGCCGAGGGCGACGAGGTCCCGGCAGCGGACGGCCTCCGCGACCTGCGCACCGTCGTCCTGCGGCACGTACCCGATGCGGCGATCGCCTCGGCGGGCCGGTCCGCCCAGCACCTCGACCGTCCCGGTGGCGGGGTCGAGCAGGCCGAGGAGGAGCTGCAGGAGCGTGGACTTGCCCGAGCCGTTCGGCCCGATCACGCCGACGACCGAACCGGCGGCGATGTCGAACGTGCCGCGCGACCACACCGTCCGGTCCCCGCGGCGCACCTCGACGTCGCGGAGCGACACCACCGGCGGTGCCGGCGCGGGAGCGGTCGGCCCGGTCACAGGCCGAGCGCCGCGGCCAGCGCGTCCAGCTGGGCCACCTGCCACTCGACGAACGAGCCGGCGTCGGCGGGGACGGTCTCGGTCACGGGGACGACGGGGACGCCGGCCTGCCGCGCGACGTCGGCGAGCTGCTGCGGCAGCGGCCCCTCGGTCTGCGTGTTGTCGATCAGCACGTCGGCCTTCCGATCGCGGAGCGCCGTCTCGAACCCGTCCACGTCGGCGGGGGCGGGCTCCGACTCGTTCGCTGCGGCGTCGCGGTAGCCCGAGGGCGTCACGTCGGTCAGCCCGAGCGCGGCGGCCATGAGGTCGAACACGGACTCCGTCGCCGCGTACGGCCGACCGGTCGCGCCGGCGCGGATGCGCTCGATCGCCGCGTCGTACGGCGCGAGCGCCTGCTCCCACCGCTGGAACCGGTCGGTGTAGTACTCCTCGGCCTCCCGGGGCGACACCTCCTGCAGCGCCTGGGTCACCGCGGTCGCGGTCTCGCGGACGACGGTCGGGTCGTACCAGACGTGCGGGTTGTCGCCGACCTCGCTCCCGGCGATCTCGCCCGCATCGATCACCTTCGGCTCGCCCGACGAGGACGCCACGGCGTCGGTGGCCCAGGTGTCGTAGCCGAGCCCGTTCACGACGACGAGGTCGGCACCGTCGAACGCCGCGACGTCCGACGGCGTCGGCTCGAACTCGTGCGGATCGCCGGCGGCGCCGTCGACGATCGTGGTCACCTCCGCGCAGTCGCCGGCGAGCTGGCGGACGACGTCGCCCCACTGGTCGACCGACACCACGACCTGCACCGGCCCGACCGGACAGTCGCCCT includes:
- the lysA gene encoding diaminopimelate decarboxylase, which translates into the protein MSGEVDDPPVDAPLPPELLPDTASVAEDGRLSIGGCDLLELAERFGTPLFVYDEAHIRARCREAVSVLGDGATYASKAFLCRAMARLADAEGMRIDVATGGELQVVLAAGVPASRTVLHGNNKSLDEIRLALTTGVGRLVIDSDDELDRIEALVAEGLPVPKVLLRVNPGIEVHTHEHVQTGNLDSKFGFPLPTGQADEAVARARSSAAVELVGLHLHIGSQVFSVDNFLEGLRAVAPFVVDADLPEFVVGGGLGVPYVAGESAPTITEWSTAVVDACRTAGITAEIAAEPGRAVVGAAAVTLYTVGTVKFIPGVRTYVSVDGGMSDNPRPVLYGSGYETFLPRAASSRREMPIRLVGKHCESGDLLVREGRVPADLAVGDVVATPVTGAYGHSMGSNYNKVLRPAVVFVADGEARLVVRRETIEDLLATDVG
- a CDS encoding arginine--tRNA ligase: MRDVLTAALRDALASLGVEPPADVHLERPARREHGEFSSNVAMASAKRAGRNPRELAQELADVIMADPPRHVVGVEVAGPGFVNFRLDPGWLHELVGTVLDAGADYGRADAGDHTKVMVEYVSANPTGPVHAGHARGAVYGDSLARLLRFVGHEVSDEFYVNDRGVQMQAFAESLAARSTGEQPPEGGYMGQYIADWAAEMPAGADPLEWGEAHAIADQQRVLALLGVEFDTWFSERSLVDAGAIDETLADLRERDMVEERDGAVWLRSTVFGDDKDRVLVKSDGEVTYLLPDIAYHRDKFARDFDLVINVWGADHHGYVPRMKAAIQALGHDPDDLEVVITQLVRLERDGEEVKISKRAGDLITLEELVDEVGADAVRLTYLLQSVDSPQTVDLGLIVQQSNENPVFYVQMANARIASIARVAEERGIERRPLAEVDLSLLTQERELEVLRQLEVLPEVVLLAARERAPHKVTTWVRELASAVHGFYHDCPILHPDTPDDVRQARWWLAEAAGVGLRVGLGLLGVSAPDRM
- a CDS encoding metal ABC transporter permease, with protein sequence MLTLLADVGYQPEWTTVMSASFMRHALIAGTLVALAAGPIGYFVVVRRDAFAAHALAHIGFPGATAAVLVGIPVTAGLAIFCTGGGIAIGLLGRRAVDRETATGTILAASTALGVLFASLASESAGNVTSVLFGNLLAITPDQLRTFGLMTAGVLVVLVVIARPLLFSSIDPEVATAKGVATGVLGLVFMVLLAVVTTMAVQVVGTLLLFALVITPAATALAITARPLAAVALSAGGALVSVWAGLVLSAMFDLPPSFPIVALAFTGWLVTTLVARRRRRRG
- a CDS encoding metal ABC transporter ATP-binding protein — encoded protein: MTGPTAPAPAPPVVSLRDVEVRRGDRTVWSRGTFDIAAGSVVGVIGPNGSGKSTLLQLLLGLLDPATGTVEVLGGPARRGDRRIGYVPQDDGAQVAEAVRCRDLVALGLSGHRYGPGGLGARRREREARVQEALHDVEAEAFAGRRMSQVSGGQRQRVALAQALVDRPELLLLDEPLANLDVRNQHEAVQFIGRVTTRRAAEGRPVTTLVVTHDINPLLSVLTGAVYLLDGHPHYADIGDVVDEELLSHLYGTSVRVVRTAQGDLFTRSG
- a CDS encoding metal ABC transporter solute-binding protein, Zn/Mn family; translated protein: MTSRRHSFAAALLVAVFAAALVGCGDDTADAPEPKGDCPVGPVQVVVSVDQWGDVVRQLAGDCAEVTTIVDGAAGDPHEFEPTPSDVAAFDGADLVVVNGLGYDTWATDAVASSSGEPKVIDAGEIAGSEVGDNPHVWYDPTVVRETATAVTQALQEVSPREAEEYYTDRFQRWEQALAPYDAAIERIRAGATGRPYAATESVFDLMAAALGLTDVTPSGYRDAAANESEPAPADVDGFETALRDRKADVLIDNTQTEGPLPQQLADVARQAGVPVVPVTETVPADAGSFVEWQVAQLDALAAALGL